The following proteins are encoded in a genomic region of Necator americanus strain Aroian chromosome II, whole genome shotgun sequence:
- a CDS encoding hypothetical protein (NECATOR_CHRII.G7207.T1), with the protein MSVEDNSKISEDTTEIDGLKIGYCKYGDGPKYVLCICGAVGCYKKDWPSSLLQHFDPKLLTIVCIDPPGYGTSRPPDRLQEVNRCMKDAAFCLKLMEKLELTPFTVMGWSEGSRTAIHVAGQGGKDTVNKMILLAAGSKVSKLGALAFSGMKNTDHWLVSARAPYLSHYPEDFLRKQWADLCDVVQQVYDYCGGRFPCDYVLPKITVPCLIMNGGQDRFCGDAKACFLSVLKNARLEVHAQGGHDFYKKYPKWFTENVQSFIRGN; encoded by the exons atgagtgtCGAAgataattcgaaaatttctgaagataCAACGGAAATCGATGGTTTGAAGATTGGTTACTGCAAATATGGTGATGGACCAAAATATGTACTTTGTATATGTGGAGCCGTCG GATGTTACAAAAAGGACTGGCCAAGCTCTTTGCTACAGCACTTTGACCCCAAATTGCTCACTATTGTATGCATTGATCCACCGGGATACGGGACCTCAAGACCTCCTGACCGACTTCAAGAAGTGAACAGATGCATGAAGGACGCTGCGTTTTGTTTGAAGCTTATGGAG AAGCTTGAGCTCACCCCGTTCACGGTGATGGGTTGGTCTGAAGGATCTCGAACGGCAATTCATGTTGCAGGGCAAGGTGGAAAGGATACG GTGAACAAAATGATATTGCTGGCCGCCGGTTCCAAGGTTAGCAAGCTGGGTGCACTGGCTTTTTCCG GCATGAAGAATACCGATCATTGGTTGGTGTCTGCACGCGCTCCCTACCTATCCCATTACCCGGAGGATTTCCTGCGCAAGCAATGGGCTGATCTATGTGACGTCGTGCAACA GGTCTACGATTACTGTGGCGGACGTTTCCCATGCGATTATGTGCTGCCGAAGATCACCGTTCCTTGTCTTATAATGAATGGAGGGCAGGATCGGTTCTGTGGCGATGCGAAGGCTTGCTTCCTTTCAGTGCTGAAAAATGCAAG GTTAGAGGTTCACGCACAAGGCGGGCATGATTTCTATAAGAAGTACCCAAAATGGTTTACTGAAAACGTGCAGTCGTTCATCAGAGGAAATTGA
- a CDS encoding hypothetical protein (NECATOR_CHRII.G7208.T1), which translates to MNQRTTTAFRTPAGCTTAFEVVSGERQGAVAGHFVFNFAIDDIMRRTVDKCLADIILTRSGHPFTDLEFADDVVIFAESTTKLQHVANLVSKLAASYGLRLRPDKCKQMVISSRPRTGIRVDGQPIELVDEFCYLWCMLKKKSSHERDVKQR; encoded by the coding sequence atgaatcagcGAACAACTACTGCatttcgaacaccagccggatgtacaacagcgtttgaggtggtaagtGGAGAAAGACagggggcagtggcaggacacttcgtgttcaatttcgccatcgacgacattatgcgaagaacagtagataaGTGTCTTGCCGATATCATTCTAACGCGATCAGGACACCCCTTCACCGATCTCGAGttcgctgacgatgttgttatattcgcggaaagcactacgaaacttcaacatgttgccaaccttgtatcgaagttggctgcatcctatggactacgtctacgccctgataaatgcaagcagatggtgatctcttcgagacctcgaacgggaatcagggtggacggacaaccgatagaactcgtcgatgagttctgttatctgtggtgtatgctgaagaaaaagagcagcCACGAGAGAGATGTTAAGCAAAGATGA
- a CDS encoding hypothetical protein (NECATOR_CHRII.G7209.T1) translates to MRDRPVIIIENYITCCSDADEKKVGGCAIAVKNDYNKLMEEFGSTSSTCAYVQLRDRRAHKLWIVGAHAPIETAEDNSKNAIYDEIDAMMSKIPSQQVVIVGIVANARMGPE, encoded by the coding sequence atgagagatagGCCCGTCATcatcatcgaaaattacatcaCATGTTGcagcgatgctgatgagaagaaagtgggtggctgcgcgatagctgtgaagaacgattacaacaaactgatggaggaatttggctcaacgtcgtctacaTGTGCCTACGTAcaactgcgggatcgcagagcacataaactctggatcgtaggTGCCCACGCACCTATAGAAACAGCTGAAGACAACAGTAAGAACGCCATCTATGATGAAATTGATGCaatgatgtctaaaatacccagccagcaggtggtcattgtcggaatcgtcGCAAATGCGAGGATGGGACCCGAATAA
- a CDS encoding hypothetical protein (NECATOR_CHRII.G7210.T1), translating into MKQKNGGHAELNHGPLDLQSNALPLSYTPSSSLSMSTYLSSYSYIEEVIPIAKHYKEMKQKSRGHAELNHGPLDLQSNALPLSYTPSSPLSMSTRLSFLFFGIVVIPTAKHYKEMKQKSRGHAELNHGPLDLQSNALPLSYTPSSPVSMSTRLSFLFFGIVVIPTAKHYKEMKQKSRGHAELNHGPLDLQSNALPLSYTPLVIGVNVNSTVILILRNSSDSHR; encoded by the coding sequence atgaagcaaaagaaTGGGGGGCACGCGGAGTTGAACCACGGACCTCTCGATCTGCAGTCGAAtgctctaccactgagctataccccctcgTCATCGCTGTCAATGTCAACCTACCTCTCCTCATATTCATACATAGAAGAAGTGATTCCCATTgctaagcactacaaagaGATGAAGCAAAAGTCTAGGGGGCACGCGGAGTTGAACCACGGACCTCTCGATCTGCAGTCGAAtgctctaccactgagctataccccctcgTCACCGCTGTCAATGTCAACTCGACTGTCATTCTTATTCTTCGGAATAGTAGTGATTCCCACCgctaagcactacaaagaGATGAAGCAAAAGTCTAGGGGGCACGCGGAGTTGAACCACGGACCTCTCGATCTGCAGTCGAAtgctctaccactgagctataccccctcgTCACCGGTGTCAATGTCAACTCGACTGTCATTCTTATTCTTCGGAATAGTAGTGATTCCCACCgctaagcactacaaagaGATGAAGCAAAAGTCTAGGGGGCACGCGGAGTTGAACCACGGACCTCTCGATCTGCAGTCGAAtgctctaccactgagctatacccccctCGTCATCGGTGTCAATGTCAACTCGACTGTCATTCTTATTCTTCGGAATAGTAGTGATTCCCACCgctaa
- a CDS encoding hypothetical protein (NECATOR_CHRII.G7210.T2) translates to MSTYLSSYSYIEEVIPIAKHYKEMKQKSRGHAELNHGPLDLQSNALPLSYTPSSPLSMSTRLSFLFFGIVVIPTAKHYKEMKQKSRGHAELNHGPLDLQSNALPLSYTPSSPVSMSTRLSFLFFGIVVIPTAKHYKEMKQKSRGHAELNHGPLDLQSNALPLSYTPLVIGVNVNSTVILILRNSSDSHR, encoded by the coding sequence ATGTCAACCTACCTCTCCTCATATTCATACATAGAAGAAGTGATTCCCATTgctaagcactacaaagaGATGAAGCAAAAGTCTAGGGGGCACGCGGAGTTGAACCACGGACCTCTCGATCTGCAGTCGAAtgctctaccactgagctataccccctcgTCACCGCTGTCAATGTCAACTCGACTGTCATTCTTATTCTTCGGAATAGTAGTGATTCCCACCgctaagcactacaaagaGATGAAGCAAAAGTCTAGGGGGCACGCGGAGTTGAACCACGGACCTCTCGATCTGCAGTCGAAtgctctaccactgagctataccccctcgTCACCGGTGTCAATGTCAACTCGACTGTCATTCTTATTCTTCGGAATAGTAGTGATTCCCACCgctaagcactacaaagaGATGAAGCAAAAGTCTAGGGGGCACGCGGAGTTGAACCACGGACCTCTCGATCTGCAGTCGAAtgctctaccactgagctatacccccctCGTCATCGGTGTCAATGTCAACTCGACTGTCATTCTTATTCTTCGGAATAGTAGTGATTCCCACCgctaa
- a CDS encoding hypothetical protein (NECATOR_CHRII.G7211.T1), translating to MSTRLSFLFFGIVVIPTAKHYKEMKQKSRGHAELNHGPLDLQSNALPLSYTPSSPLSMSTYLSLYSYIEEVIPIAKHYKEMKQKSSGHAEFNHGPLDLQSNALPLSYTPSSPLSMSTRLSFLFFGIVVIPTAKHYKEMKQKSRGHAELNHGPLDLQSNALPLSYTPSSPLSMSTRLSFLYSSE from the coding sequence ATGTCAACTCGACTGTCATTCTTATTCTTCGGAATAGTAGTGATTCCCACCgctaagcactacaaagaGATGAAGCAAAAGTCTAGGGGGCACGCGGAGTTGAACCACGGACCTCTCGATCTGCAGTCGAAtgctctaccactgagctataccccctcgTCACCGCTGTCAATGTCAACCTACCTGTCCTTATATTCATACATAGAAGAAGTGATTCCCATTgctaagcactacaaagaGATGAAGCAAAAGTCTAGTGGGCACGCGGAGTTTAACCACGGACCTCTCGATCTGCAGTCGAAtgctctaccactgagctataccccctcgTCACCGCTGTCAATGTCAACTCGACTGTCATTCTTATTCTTCGGAATAGTAGTGATTCCCACCgctaagcactacaaagaGATGAAGCAAAAGTCTAGGGGGCACGCGGAGTTGAACCACGGACCTCTCGATCTGCAGTCGAAtgctctaccactgagctataccccctcgTCACCGCTGTCAATGTCAACTCGACTGTCATTCTTATATTCTTCGGAATAG